TTTGAAAGGAAAGGAATCAATGTAGTAAATATTTAACATTGTGTTCTTATTTTGCATATAACATCTTAATAATACAGCACTTTATAAAAAAAATATCCGCCTAGTTCCTTGCATACTCATAATTCGTAAACCATATTAAATCCAAGTGTTATTCATTTTAGATCATTTTATAAAACCTGGGTTCGCCGCAAATCTGGATGCAGTTGGTCACTATAAGCGTTTTGCACCTTATTCAGTGAGCTCGTATTCCCTATAATTAAGGACGACAATTATGAAGCAGAAAAAGATTTCGCATATCGTAATGATGGGAGACAGTTTAAGCGACCGGGGAACAGCAGACAAAGCGGAGATATTAGGTTGTATTCCTATGGCATGGTTTGCTGGTTTGAGAGGAACATCTCCCAAGGGACGGTTTACCAATGGTTACGTTTGGGCAGATGTAATTAGTGCATTTTTTGCTAATGATTTTTTAATTAAAGATCTTAAAGAAAAGTATGGTTATAGCAATGATGATCTTTCTGATGCAATTATTGCCAAAGAAAAGGGTGTAATCGATAGCCTTCGTTATGATTACAATCTGGATAATGATCTTTATGTAACATTTGAAGGGCGTGATTTTATTCGTTCATATGATGAGGGAGGTCTAAGCGCCTATAACTATGCTTGGCAACCAAGCAGCAGTATTACCCGTTTTTTCAGCCGTATCATTTTATCCACTTTAGAGAAAAAGCGTGAAAAGCTTTTAGCCTATGATGAAGAACATCAGGTAACTGAACAGCAAAAAGAACAAACTTTAATTATTGAGTGGTCTGGAGCGAATGACTTAATCACCGTGAATGCGGAGCCTTCAATTGCGGAAGTAGATAGGGCAATTAAAGAGCGCGTCAAAAATGTTGAAGTCCTTTTGCAAAAGGGATATCGCAACTTTGTATTATTTAACTTACCGGATCTCTCATTAACACCCCGTTTTCAAAATAAGACAGGTAGCTCAGGCGAAAAGGCCCGTGATAATGCACATCAATGTGTTGATTATTTCAATCAGGAACTTGTTAAAGCCTGTGAAAAACTTAAGACCATGTTCCCTCATTGTTATTTTGATGTTTTTGATATCAATAGCGTTTTTGTTAAGGCCTATAATAATCCGGAAGAATATGGCATAGACCCTACCAAGTTAAAACAGCCCTTTACAACTTCGCCAGATTTTAGGATTTTACCTAATAAAACAGCCCCAGCTAAAGGGTATGCATTTTGGGATGACATTCACCCAACCGCGGATGTGCATGCATTATTAGGCAATGAATTTTATAAAAAATATAATCCACAATTTGCCTTTAGCGAACCAGAGAGTAAGAGAGTTAACGAGCCCATGGATATTTCTTCTTCTCAATTACAAAAAGCCTTTTGTACCCGTTATGCAGATAAATTAGCAAAATCGCACTCAGGTTTTTTTGGGCATAAAAAAGCAAGCTTCTCATATCAAAGTGCAACACTTGATGAGATTTTGCAGCAAGCCTTTACTAAGGGAGGAAGCGATGTTCGCGAAGTGCTTTCTGAATTGCGGTGGATTAATAAGGAAGGGAACTTGAGTTTAAAGATTCCAGCCCTGGAAAAAGCGATGGCCAAACTGCAGGATCCAGAATTTGATGCAATTTTGGTAAACATCTAAGAAAAGCGTGGCCCGTATTAAGACTTTGTCTAATACGGGCTACAAGTCTGGGACTCCACTTCAACTTACATTCAGTGTATAATGGCGCCAATTTATTTTCAGGTTGCACCATGAATAAGCAGGACTTCTACTTTGATTTACCACCAGAGCTTATTGCTCAATATCCCTTAGCTAATCGCAGTGATTCTCGGCTATTAACATATAGCCGTCAAAGTGGTGAGTACGGTCATCACCAATTTAAAGCGATTGCTGATTTTCTTAAGCCTGGTGATCTTTTAGTAATGAATAACTCCAAAGTTATTCCGGCACGTCTTTATGGGCAGAA
Above is a genomic segment from Legionella lytica containing:
- a CDS encoding SGNH/GDSL hydrolase family protein, with amino-acid sequence MKQKKISHIVMMGDSLSDRGTADKAEILGCIPMAWFAGLRGTSPKGRFTNGYVWADVISAFFANDFLIKDLKEKYGYSNDDLSDAIIAKEKGVIDSLRYDYNLDNDLYVTFEGRDFIRSYDEGGLSAYNYAWQPSSSITRFFSRIILSTLEKKREKLLAYDEEHQVTEQQKEQTLIIEWSGANDLITVNAEPSIAEVDRAIKERVKNVEVLLQKGYRNFVLFNLPDLSLTPRFQNKTGSSGEKARDNAHQCVDYFNQELVKACEKLKTMFPHCYFDVFDINSVFVKAYNNPEEYGIDPTKLKQPFTTSPDFRILPNKTAPAKGYAFWDDIHPTADVHALLGNEFYKKYNPQFAFSEPESKRVNEPMDISSSQLQKAFCTRYADKLAKSHSGFFGHKKASFSYQSATLDEILQQAFTKGGSDVREVLSELRWINKEGNLSLKIPALEKAMAKLQDPEFDAILVNI